A genome region from Mesorhizobium sp. B2-1-8 includes the following:
- a CDS encoding Lrp/AsnC family transcriptional regulator, which yields MKRLRTENADLDAADMKILRLLEEDARISTAELARSVGLSAPSVAERIKRLQENGVIEAYCVKINPAALGLKLSAWLRIRPVPGQLAVVAEIIRDLPEIAQCDRVTGEDCFIALAHVGSVAELERVIDRIIPHAMTNTAIIQSSPVIARSPLAAIRRQV from the coding sequence GTGAAACGCCTTCGAACCGAAAATGCCGATCTTGACGCGGCCGACATGAAGATATTGCGCCTCCTGGAAGAGGACGCGCGCATCAGCACGGCGGAGCTGGCGCGCTCGGTCGGCCTGTCGGCGCCGAGTGTGGCCGAGCGCATCAAGCGGCTGCAGGAAAACGGCGTGATCGAAGCCTATTGCGTCAAGATCAATCCCGCGGCGCTTGGCCTGAAACTATCGGCATGGCTGCGCATCCGGCCGGTGCCGGGGCAATTGGCCGTCGTGGCCGAGATCATCCGCGATCTGCCCGAAATCGCGCAATGCGACCGGGTCACCGGCGAGGATTGTTTCATCGCGCTGGCGCATGTCGGTTCGGTGGCCGAACTCGAACGGGTGATCGACCGCATCATCCCCCATGCGATGACCAACACGGCGATCATCCAGTCGTCGCCGGTGATCGCGCGCTCGCCGCTGGCGGCGATCAGGCGGCAGGTTTGA
- a CDS encoding thioesterase family protein yields MSIPAPFVSRSMDIEKDWIDYNGHLNMAFYNVLFDRCSDEAFEAMGMGLDYVKERRLTIYTAEVHVCYVQELHLDHKVTVSFQLIDHDEKRLRAYQEIRHVDGWLAATSETLSLHVDMSGPKVAPFPADVLARIEAMRAAHSALPMPERAGRSIGIKRKQG; encoded by the coding sequence ATGTCCATCCCCGCCCCCTTCGTCTCCAGGTCCATGGACATCGAGAAGGACTGGATCGACTATAACGGCCATCTCAACATGGCTTTTTACAACGTGCTGTTCGACCGCTGCTCGGACGAGGCCTTCGAGGCGATGGGCATGGGGCTGGACTATGTGAAAGAGCGGCGGCTCACCATTTACACCGCCGAAGTCCATGTCTGCTACGTGCAGGAGCTGCATCTTGACCACAAGGTCACGGTCTCCTTCCAGCTCATCGATCATGACGAGAAGCGGCTGCGGGCCTATCAGGAAATCCGCCATGTCGATGGCTGGCTCGCCGCCACTTCGGAGACCCTGTCCCTGCATGTCGACATGTCGGGGCCGAAGGTGGCGCCCTTCCCGGCCGATGTGCTGGCCAGGATCGAAGCCATGCGCGCCGCCCATTCGGCGCTTCCAATGCCCGAACGCGCGGGCCGCTCGATCGGGATCAAGCGCAAACAGGGCTGA
- a CDS encoding FAD-binding oxidoreductase, which yields MALSDLNPVERNEEGIAAVLGILKQRLGEHFQTGQAIRSQHAHTTTYIPTQAPDGVAFPETTAEVQEIVRACAAHRVPVIAFGVGSSLEGHTNAPGGGISVDTSRMNRILSVNPQDLDCTVEPGVTREDLNRHLRDTGLFFPIDPGANASLGGMAATRASGTNAVRYGTMRENVLSLTAVMADGETVTTGKRAKKSSAGYDLTRLLVGSEGTLGIITALTLKLQGIPQAISGGVCPFPSVEAACNAVIATIQMGIPVARIELVNALQMRAMKTYSKLDYPESPCLFVEFHGSDAGVAEQAETFGMIAEENGGGPFLWTSVAEERTKLWKARHDAYWASLTLRPGAKGLSTDVCVPISRFAECVTETEADIAEMGLIAPIVGHAGDGNFHVLVLMDVNDPQEIALSETFVARLNMRAIAMEGTCTGEHGIGQGKIGFLRHELGHGVDIMRTIKQALDPQNIMNPGKILPDAG from the coding sequence ATGGCTCTGAGCGACCTCAATCCGGTCGAACGCAACGAGGAAGGCATCGCGGCGGTGCTCGGCATCCTCAAGCAGCGGCTGGGCGAGCACTTCCAGACCGGACAGGCCATCCGCTCGCAGCACGCGCATACGACGACCTACATTCCGACGCAGGCGCCCGACGGCGTTGCCTTCCCGGAGACGACGGCCGAGGTGCAGGAGATCGTGCGTGCCTGCGCCGCGCATCGCGTGCCGGTGATCGCGTTCGGCGTCGGCTCGTCGCTCGAAGGCCACACCAATGCGCCGGGCGGCGGCATCTCGGTCGATACGTCGCGGATGAACCGCATTCTTTCGGTCAACCCGCAGGATCTCGACTGCACCGTCGAACCCGGCGTGACGCGCGAGGACCTGAACCGGCATCTGCGCGACACCGGGCTGTTCTTCCCGATCGATCCGGGCGCCAATGCCTCGCTCGGCGGCATGGCGGCGACGCGGGCGTCCGGCACCAATGCCGTGCGCTACGGGACGATGCGCGAGAACGTGCTGTCGCTGACGGCCGTCATGGCCGACGGCGAGACGGTTACGACAGGCAAACGGGCGAAGAAGAGTTCCGCTGGCTACGACCTGACACGGCTGCTCGTGGGCTCCGAGGGCACGCTCGGCATCATCACCGCGCTGACTTTGAAGCTGCAAGGTATTCCGCAGGCGATCTCGGGCGGCGTCTGCCCGTTCCCGAGCGTCGAGGCGGCCTGCAACGCCGTCATCGCGACGATCCAGATGGGCATTCCGGTGGCGCGCATCGAACTCGTCAATGCGCTGCAGATGCGGGCGATGAAGACTTATTCCAAGCTCGACTATCCCGAGAGCCCATGTCTGTTCGTCGAGTTCCACGGCAGCGACGCCGGCGTTGCCGAGCAGGCCGAGACCTTCGGCATGATCGCGGAAGAAAATGGTGGCGGGCCGTTCCTGTGGACCAGCGTCGCCGAGGAGCGCACCAAACTGTGGAAGGCCAGGCACGACGCCTACTGGGCGTCGCTGACCTTGCGGCCGGGCGCCAAGGGCCTGTCGACCGATGTCTGCGTGCCGATCTCGCGCTTTGCCGAATGCGTCACCGAAACCGAAGCCGACATCGCCGAGATGGGGCTGATCGCGCCGATCGTCGGCCATGCGGGCGATGGCAATTTCCACGTGCTGGTGCTGATGGACGTCAACGATCCCCAGGAGATCGCTCTGTCGGAGACATTCGTCGCGCGGCTCAACATGCGCGCGATCGCCATGGAGGGCACCTGCACCGGCGAGCACGGCATCGGTCAGGGCAAGATCGGCTTCCTGCGCCATGAACTCGGCCACGGCGTCGACATCATGCGGACCATCAAACAGGCGCTCGATCCGCAAAACATCATGAATCCGGGCAAGATCCTGCCTGACGCGGGCTAA